In Nostoc piscinale CENA21, the genomic stretch CATCTGTAGAACCATAACTAGATTCTGTTGCAAAAAAATATCTTGGGTTATAACCCCAACTATAATCACCGGGATATTCTTTCACTGGTAGTAGTTCAATAGCGTTAATGCCTAAATCACACAAATAATCTAACTTTTCAATAACGTGTTTGTATTTTCCTCTTGCATAAGGGTCATCTTCACCACCAGAAAAATCACCAACGTGTAATTCATAAATCACTAATTCATGGTCTGATGGTAAAGATTTATCATCATGATGCCAGACATAAGTATCAACAATTCTTTGTCCATCTTTAATGCGAACTACACCATTATCTTGACCACCAATTTCATCAATATCGGTTGCATAAGGGTCTGTAACATCTACCCACTGATCTGCTTCAAAAAACCACGATTTTGACTGAACACGGAATTTATATTTATAAACACCATCTTCTAATTTTACCGTTGTACGAAAATAACCATCTTCACTTTTTTCCATTGGAATTTCTTGCCAATCAGAAAAAGAACCTATTAATGCCGCGCCTTCGTTATATGGGGCAAATAAACTAAATTCAATGGGATTAGCCATAAAAATTTTTCAAGTATATAAAGCGAATATCAGTATTTTCGTGATAATTAATCAATTTGCAAATCGGTCTACGGAAATAATTAAATAATCACTTCCTCTATCCCTAGAGAGACTAGTTAATATCTAAATGGGTGTTTTTTAGAGTTTAATTCCAATTAATGCTGAATATTCGGAAATTATCAGTTATCTACCATCACTCATTCGATAGATTTTATTAAATATGTAAAATTAGTTCTGTATATATGATATTTAGACTTGATTTGTTAAATACACTTAAGATGTGTTAACGCGATTCATAACAAATCTGCTCCAAAGCTTTTGTTGGGTTACGTCTTATGCTTAACACACCCTACAAATACTGAGATTTTTCATATATTAATTGCAAAAATTGAGTAAATTAGATACCCAACTTCTTAAAGAATTCGGGTATCTTGTAATTCATAAATAATTGAGAATTGGTATATAAAAATTTCTGAATAACTATAATTCAGGATTTTGTTGTCGCCAATAACTTAATAACCAATTGGCGGCTGTAGCTCTGCGTGTTTCTCTGGGTGTAAATTCCCCAATTTTGTAGCCTTTAAAACCCAGCTTTTCTTTAAGGCTTTGCTTATATTCTGTGGGGATAGAGCGTGTTAATTTCATAGTTGCGGGACGACTTGCAAGAAAGTTTGGTGGTTCTGGGTATTCATCTCGCCATTCTGGTAAAACTTCGTTGTTTTCCCATTTATCAGTTGTGGAATTATAGCGATATCCCAAGTAGTACCAAACTAATTGATTGACTGTTGTATCATCAATTTGATCCTTGAGGATTCCCCAAATTGTATCAGGATTCAAAGGTGGTAAATTAGACATAAGCAAAGCAGAATTCAAATTTTAAAATTAACAAATTGATAGATGGTAGTTTGTAATTAGGGATGCAGCAGTCTATGGATTATGGCAAGGTAAGCTATTTATCACCTAATTTGTAGTGTAGACCGCAGGGGGGCAGAGGAGAGAAATTGATGTTTTTCTCTCAATTAATAATGTGCAAGTTAAATGCGTCATAGCTTACAAACAATAATTTATCATTATTTTTACTTATTCTTAAAGCGGTTATAGCTATTCCTACGCTGGTAAAGGAGCTAGATAAATTTAATCGCCATTGCAGAAAATGAACGCAGATGAACGTAGATAAATTTGTCCTCTGGTAGAATAGTAAATGATATTTTTTTAATAAAACAGTTATCGGCAAAAACTTGAGTGTGTAATTAAAATTTTGTTCTGTATTCACATAACAGGTAGACTGGAAAGCGTAAAGAATTGACCAGTTTATGCAAGATTCCACACAAGTACCAAAAATCATTCGCGCCCATGTCTTAATTTCTGGCCGAGTTCAAGGAGTGGGCTATCGTTATGCAACAGTTGATACCGCCAGTCAGTTGGGTTTAACTGGTTGGGTACGAAATCTTCCTGATAGTAGGGTAGAAGCGGTATTTGAAGGGACGCGGGAGGTTGTTGAGGAAATGATTCGCTGGTGTTATTCTGGGCCACCTGCGGCTGTGGTGCAAGGGGTGGTAACTGAGTATGAACAACCAGAAGGCTTGCGGGGGTTTGAGGTTAAGTAGTTTGGGAAGGTGGGAATATATGCACATATCTTGCACCTAGCCCCTAGGAACCGCCCAAAATATGGTAAGTTTTGGGCGACGAAGTCAAATAAAAGTTACATAAAATGAACTGAAGAATCCTTATTTACTACATATTTATGAATTTGATGGTGATTTTTCTTTTTCTGGTTTGGATTTTTTGACTATTTCTATATAGATATTAATTTCACTAACTTCTACATCATGTTCAATTCTCATTACCTTCCAATTTTCCCTGTTAATGTAAATTTCCTCTCCAATTCGGGGAATGAATTGTAAATCATACAACTTTTTAAGATAATCTTTTTGCCTTTCTTCCCATAAGATGACTTTGACTACATCTCTACTCATATTTAGCTTATCCTGTTTTGTAAAGTTATGAAAGTCAGTATTTAATGACATTCACTTTGAAAGTTTATCTGATCTATCCCATCGCAGAGCGTAGTTAAAACCACATTATTCATAATATTGAAGTTAAATTAGGAATAATTTTTTAGTATGTGTAGTAACGCACCAAAAGCTTTACTATTTTAGATATTAACAAAAGAGACAAGGGAACAAGGTAAACACAGGAGACAAGGTAGAGATATGTTAATAAATCATTTAGAATTACTATACAAAAGCAAAATGCGATCGCCTAAAGTTGATCGCTCAATTATGGAATTAGTATTTTACACTACATTCTTAAAATTGGATGCAAGCTATTTATGGTATTCCTGCTTGGTGAAAAATTTGTGCGGGTGTAATTTGCAGTCCTTCTAATAAAGAATCTTCTATACTATCTTCACCAGTTTTTGTTTGTGGGTGTGCATCAGGATAAAACACAGTAATTGTTTTAGCTTTGGCATCCACAACCCAAACTCTCAAAACACCTGCTTCTAGATAGTCGGTCGCTTTAGCACTCATTTCACCAAAAGTTTGATCAGGCGAGATAATTTCAATTGCTAAATCTGGGGGAATGGGACAGGGTTCATCTTCAACAAAATCAGTATCTAGACGAGAGTAAGAAACATAAAGTAAATCTGGTACAGGAACCCAGTCTCGACCTTTGCGTTTTAGCGTCACTGCCCATTCAATACCAACTTCACCATGATTTTTTGCCCACGGCGTTAAAAGTTGAATTAAAGCTGAAGTTAAACGTGAGTGAAATCTTTTTGGTACTAATTTAGGTTTTGCCTCTCCATTCACTAATTCGTAGGTAATATCGCCTTCTGGTAGGGCGAAAAATTCTTGCAGTGTCAGTTGAGATTTGATTTGAGTCATAAATATCGCATCTCCTCGGCGGTTAAGTTTATTATGTCTTCTCTGGTCTATCTGCGATCGCCTAACGGTAGACCTTGCCTCAATACACAATGTATAAAAATTAACAATTTAATTTTTACTGAAAAAATCAAGATACTTTTGATGCCGAGATAATTGAGATAAAACAGCTAAATCAAGAGTTTACACTGAGAAATATAAAAAAATAGAGAAGTTTTGGCACAATAGCGGCTAAATCAGCAAAAGAGAAAATAAAGTATTATGGAATACATTTAGAAGACCGCGATCGCGTCATTCTAACAAAACAGTGTGAGGAAAAACGAACATGTCTCATTTATTGTGGAAAACACTGGTGTTATCTCCAGTCTGTTTAGGTGTAGCTATTGTATGTTCATCCAAAGTAGTAGCGGCTGAAATTGAAACCAACTCGCCCACACCTCAACAGCAGTTGATTTCTCAAGCCACAACTGAAGCCAGTCCAGTTTTAGAACAAGTCAACCAATACAGCCAAGAAGGTAAAAACCAAACTTCCTTATCTCAAGTCACATCTGTTTCGCAATTTTCCGATGTACAGCCCACAGATTGGGCATTCCAAGCATTGCAATCTTTAGTTGAACGCTACGGATGTATTGCAGGTTATCCTAACGGTACTTATCGCGGTAATCGTGCTTTGACACGTTATGAATTTGCCGCAGGTTTAAACGCTTGTTTAGACAGAGTTAATGAACTAATTGCTACAGCAACCGCCGACTTAGTAACCAAAGAAGACTTAGCCACACTCCAGCGTTTGCAAGAAGAATTTTCCGCAGAACTGGCAACCTTACGCGGTAGAGTAGACGCACTAGAAGCACGCACCGCAGAGTTAGAAGCCAATCAATTTTCCACTACTACAAAACTCGTTGGTGAAGCTGTTTTTGCTGTCACTGATAGCTTTGGCGACAACGACAACAACAACACTGTTTTTCAAGACAGGGTGCGTCTTGACTTCCAAACCAGTTTCACAGGTAAAGATATCCTGCATACTCGGATTGCAACTGGTAACGCCAGTGTTTTACCTTTAGCAAACGACACTTTTGAGGGAACGCAAACATTTAACATTTTCCTTGGTAGTGGCAATAGTGCGTTTATCGATTGGTTAGCATATTACTTCCCTGTCGGTAACTCGCAAGTTTATGTTGCAGCTACTGGCGGTATTCATAGCGATTATGTTCCTACCGTCAACCCCTACTTTGAAGATTTTGACGGTGGTAATGGTGCGTTATCTACCTTTGCTGGCGAAAGTCCAATTTATCGTATCGGCGGCGGTGCTGGTGCGGCGCTAAACTTAGCCTTTGGTGGCGGCGGTACTTTTAAACCTTCATTAACTTTAGGTTACTTGGCTTCTGAAGGAAATAACCCCAATTCTGGTTCCGGTTTATTTGCTGGGAACTATGCAGCCTTAGCCCAATTAAACTTGAATGTTGGCGATCGCCTCACCTTAGCTGCCACCTACGTTAACGGCTATCATGGTGCAGGTAGCGCCTTATTCGATTTTGGCTCAGTAACCACTGGTGTTGTTGGTACTCGACAAGCTAACTTTGTCGATAGTGGTAATGCCTACGTCAGTAACTCCTATGGTTTTGAAGCAGCTTTCAAACCCAGTGATAAACTATCCATTAGTGGTTTTGCCCTCTATAGCCAAGTTAGAGGCTTTGGCGCTAATGATGATGATGAAGTTTGGAGTTATGGACTAGGTGTAGCTTTGCCTGATTTCGGTAAAAAAGGCAACGTTTTAGGTATTTTTGGCGGCGCTCAACCCTATCTTGGTAGTAACACTAACAGCAATCCTTTCCACATCGAAGGCTTTTATAAATACCGCGTCAGCGACAACATTTCTATTACCCCTGGTGTAATTTGGTTAACCAATCCTGGTCAAACTGCTAATGCTGATGATGCAATCATCGGTACTTTGAGAACCACCTTTACTTTCTAGAAAGTTTCATCAGTTAAAGGTGTCTCTTGTTTCGAGTTTAATATCCCCGACTTCTTGAAGAAGTCGGGGATCTAAGCAAACGCGATTTTCACAGATTAATATATAACGGCTGAATTATCGTTAAAAATCATTTGTAGGGAATATGGCTAATTCTGTTTCTGGGTCGAAAAAGTGAATTTTTTCGGGATTTATTGATAACCATAATTGTTCGCCAACTTTTAGCTGTCGGTCTGTAGGAACTCGGACTTGTAAGTAAGGCGCATTAGCGTTTATTGGAGATTCTGGTTCGGTTAGTCTGACACTCAAAAAAGCATCATTGCCCAAGTTTTCTACCAAGTCTACTTTGACTGGTAGATTTTTAGTAGCAGGTAAACTCAAGCTTAAGTGTTCGGGACGAATGCCTAAAATTAATGTTTGTTTGTCATATTTTTGCAGGGCTGATCCCCAACTTTCGGGAAGTGTAAGCCGAAATAGCGGATGGGTAATTAATAATGGTGCAGAAAATTCTACAGGGATGAAATTCATTGGTGGTGAACCAATAAATTCGGCGACAAAACGGTTAGCAGGACGATTATATAGTTCTAATGGGGAAGCCAGTTGTTGAATTTGACCTTGATTCATGATGGCGATGCGATCGCCCATTGTCATTGCTTCTGTTTGGTCGTGGGTAACGTAAATTGTGGTTGTGCCTAATTGTCGCTGCAATTTCACAATTTGAGCGCGAGTTTCTGCCCTTAATTTGGCATCTAAATTAGATAATGGTTCATCCATTAAAAATACTTGGGGATTACGCGCGATCGCTCTTCCTAATGCTACCCGTTGTCTTTGTCCCCCTGACAGTTGTTTGGGTAAGCGATTCAGCAGCATTTCAATTTGTAATAATTGCGCCACAGACCGCACCTGCGTCTCAATTAATCTTTCTTTTGCGGAGACATAACGCAATCCTTTCGGTAATTTCCTTGTTCCTCCAAACAAAAGATTTTCCGCCCAGTTAGGAAGTTGGGAGCGTTCATTTACCCCACTCCCCAATTCTCTGCGGCGTAACCCAAAAGCAATGTTGTCATACACCGTCATGTGGGGATAGAGAGCATAATTTTGAAACACCATTGCAATGTCTCGTTCTTTGGGTGGTAAATCATTCACCAAGCGATCGCCTACTAAAATATTGCCACCAGTCAGAGTTTCTAAGCCAGCAATTAACCGCAGCAGAGTGCTTTTACCACAGCCAGAAGGCCCCACCAGCACCATAAATTCACCATCGGCTATTGTCAGGTTAATTCGCCGCAAAACATTAATATTCTCCGCACGTTCTGGGGTTGCACTGCTTTCGCCC encodes the following:
- a CDS encoding DUF1823 family protein, with amino-acid sequence MSNLPPLNPDTIWGILKDQIDDTTVNQLVWYYLGYRYNSTTDKWENNEVLPEWRDEYPEPPNFLASRPATMKLTRSIPTEYKQSLKEKLGFKGYKIGEFTPRETRRATAANWLLSYWRQQNPEL
- a CDS encoding acylphosphatase, which produces MQDSTQVPKIIRAHVLISGRVQGVGYRYATVDTASQLGLTGWVRNLPDSRVEAVFEGTREVVEEMIRWCYSGPPAAVVQGVVTEYEQPEGLRGFEVK
- a CDS encoding iron uptake porin, which codes for MSHLLWKTLVLSPVCLGVAIVCSSKVVAAEIETNSPTPQQQLISQATTEASPVLEQVNQYSQEGKNQTSLSQVTSVSQFSDVQPTDWAFQALQSLVERYGCIAGYPNGTYRGNRALTRYEFAAGLNACLDRVNELIATATADLVTKEDLATLQRLQEEFSAELATLRGRVDALEARTAELEANQFSTTTKLVGEAVFAVTDSFGDNDNNNTVFQDRVRLDFQTSFTGKDILHTRIATGNASVLPLANDTFEGTQTFNIFLGSGNSAFIDWLAYYFPVGNSQVYVAATGGIHSDYVPTVNPYFEDFDGGNGALSTFAGESPIYRIGGGAGAALNLAFGGGGTFKPSLTLGYLASEGNNPNSGSGLFAGNYAALAQLNLNVGDRLTLAATYVNGYHGAGSALFDFGSVTTGVVGTRQANFVDSGNAYVSNSYGFEAAFKPSDKLSISGFALYSQVRGFGANDDDEVWSYGLGVALPDFGKKGNVLGIFGGAQPYLGSNTNSNPFHIEGFYKYRVSDNISITPGVIWLTNPGQTANADDAIIGTLRTTFTF
- a CDS encoding ABC transporter ATP-binding protein: MAQVILENVYKSFPPRKGESSATPERAENINVLRRINLTIADGEFMVLVGPSGCGKSTLLRLIAGLETLTGGNILVGDRLVNDLPPKERDIAMVFQNYALYPHMTVYDNIAFGLRRRELGSGVNERSQLPNWAENLLFGGTRKLPKGLRYVSAKERLIETQVRSVAQLLQIEMLLNRLPKQLSGGQRQRVALGRAIARNPQVFLMDEPLSNLDAKLRAETRAQIVKLQRQLGTTTIYVTHDQTEAMTMGDRIAIMNQGQIQQLASPLELYNRPANRFVAEFIGSPPMNFIPVEFSAPLLITHPLFRLTLPESWGSALQKYDKQTLILGIRPEHLSLSLPATKNLPVKVDLVENLGNDAFLSVRLTEPESPINANAPYLQVRVPTDRQLKVGEQLWLSINPEKIHFFDPETELAIFPTNDF
- a CDS encoding Uma2 family endonuclease; its protein translation is MTQIKSQLTLQEFFALPEGDITYELVNGEAKPKLVPKRFHSRLTSALIQLLTPWAKNHGEVGIEWAVTLKRKGRDWVPVPDLLYVSYSRLDTDFVEDEPCPIPPDLAIEIISPDQTFGEMSAKATDYLEAGVLRVWVVDAKAKTITVFYPDAHPQTKTGEDSIEDSLLEGLQITPAQIFHQAGIP